From Clostridium sp. SY8519:
CTGGCATGTGGCGGATACTCTGGACCTGCCGGTGATCTTGGTGCTGCGTCCCAAGGGGGCCAGCCTTACGCTGGCGGCGCAGATTCGGGGACTGGCGGAATTCCGGCAGCCTTCCCATGTGGCCGGAGTGATTCTGAATGACTGTTCCGACATGCTGTACCGCAGCCTGGCAGACGTGCTGGAGTGGGAAACCGGGGTTCCCCTGCTGGGGTACCTGCCCCATATGGAAGAGGCCCGGTTTGAAAGCCGGCATCTGGGATTGTATACCGCGCAGGAAATCGGGGATCTGGACACCAGAATCCGGGCCATTGCAGCCCGGATGGAACAGACCATTGACATGGAACGCCTGGAAAACTTATGCAGCCGGGAGGCAGGAGTAGTCCGGCAGCATTTTTCGCAAATACAGGAAACACCGTCCATTCCGGCACAAACACAAGAAACGGAGGGTGTTCCGGTACAAACGCAGAAAGTGCCGGATATTCCTGTACAAACGCAGAAAACGGCGCCCATTCCGGCACAAAAACCGGAACAGCCGGTGCGCATAGCAGTGGCCAGGGACGAAGCGTTCTGCTTTTTCTATGAAGAAAGCCTGGAAGCTTTCCGGCAGGAGGGCGCGGAACTGGTGGAATTCAGCCCGGTTCATGACAGCCGTCTGCCGGAGAATATCCACGGACTGTATCTGACCGGCGGATATCCGGAACTGTATCTCCGGGAGCTTTCGGCCAACCACTCCATGCGGGACAGCGTGGCAGCGGCAGTCCGCGGCGGAATGCCGACCGTGGCGGAATGCGGCGGTTTCCTGTACCTGGGGCAGCGTCTGTCCGGCGCGGAAAGAACCGGTACCGTGCATACCGGCATTCTGCAGGAGGAGGGAGGCGCTGGTGCGGAGGGAAGTCCCATGTGCGGCGTGCTGCCCGGCAGCGGCGTATGCCGGGAACGGCTGGTACGGTTTGGGTATTCCTCCCTTACAGCAAAAAAAGACAGCCTGCTGTTCCGGGCAGGGGAAGAAATTCCGGTACATGAGTTCCATTACTGGGATTCCACGGATAACGGGCAGGACCTGCATGCGGTCAAACCGGTATCCGGCAGAAGCTGGGACTGCGGGTTTGCCACGGATACGCTGTATGCCGGATTCCCCCATTTATATTTTGCGGGGCATCCGCAGCTGACCCGGCGGTTTCTGGCAGCCGCAGGGCGTTACCGGGATACCGCGGCTGCCGGTCGGCAGAAAGGACACCGGCAGAAGTCGGAAACACAGGAAGGGAAAGGAGAACAGACATGTGGATAGTGGCAGCCGCGGCCTGCGGCGTTCTTCTGGATCTTATCCTGGGGGATCCGGCATGGCTGGTGCACCCGGTGGTGGTGATCGGCAGATGTATTTCCGCCCTGGAGACCATCCTCAGGGATATGTTTCCCGACAATGAGAAGGGGGCCTTCCGGGCAGGCGTGCTCATGGCTGTCCTGATTCCGGCGGGAACCTTTCTTGTGACCGGTTTTTTCTGCTGGCTGCTGCGGTGGATGCATCCTCTGGCGGGGTTCGCGCTTCAGACTTTCTGGTGCTGGCAGGCGCTGGCCATGCGGGGACTGCGGGTGGAGAGCAGACATGTGTACGCCCATTTGAAATACGGGGACCTGAAAGGCGCCCGCAAGGCAGTGAGCCGGATTGTGGGAAGAGATACCGACCAGCTGACGGAACAGGGGGTAACCCGGGCCACGGTAGAGACCATCGCGGAAAATTCCTCCGACGGTGTGATCGCGCCGCTGTTTTATATGGCAATCGGCGGGGCGCCGCTGGCTCTGACATATAAAGCCATTAATACGATGGACAGTATGCTTGGATATAAAAATGAAAAATACCTGTATTTCGGACGGGCAGCGGCCCGGCTGGATGACGCGGCAAACTATATCCCGGCGCGGATTGCCGCCGTCTTCTGGATCCTTGCGGCGTTTTTTACGGGCAATCATGCGGGACAGGCGGCAAAGATCTGGGTACGGGACCGGAGAAAGCATGCCAGCCCGAATTCCGCCCAGACGGAGTCGGCATGCGCGGGAGCGCTGGGCGTTCGGCTGGCGGGACCGGCCTGGTATTTTGGCACTTATTATGACAAGCCGGCCATCGGGGATCCGGACCGGGAGATCCGGCCGGAAGACATCCTGAAAACCAACCGCATGATGTACTGCGCGGGTCTGCTGGCAGCCGCGGCTTTTCTGGCAGCCCGTTACGGCATTCTGGCGCTGGCGGCACAGGTGCTGCATTGATGCAGATACCCGGTAAAACAGAGAGGAAAGGAACCGATCATGGATACAAAACATGTACTGCCAAGTGATATCGAACGGACCAGCATGGCGATCATTGCGTCGGAGCTGGAAGAACGGGGAATACAGATTCCGCCGGAGCAGCAGGCAGTTGTCCGCAGAGTGATACATACTTCCGCGGATTTTGATTACGCGGAAAATCTGAAATTTACACCAGGAGCCGTAACGCAGGGCGTCGAGGCGCTGCGGAAGGGCGCGCCGATTATTACAGACACCAATATGGCGCTGGCGGGAATCAGCAAGCCTTCCCTGAAAAAAACCGGCGGAGCGGCTTACTGTTATATGGCGGATCCGGCCATGGCGGAGGCGGCAAAACAGCAGGGAACCACCCGGGCGGCAGCCTGCATGCGGTATGGGGCAGAACAGTATCCTGCGGGAATTTTTGCTGTTGGAAACGCGCCCACCGCGCTGATTACCCTGTCGGAACTGATCCGTCAGGGGCTGCGGCCGTCGCTGATCATCGCAGTTCCGGTGGGCTTTGTCAATGTGACGGAAAGCAAAGAAGAGATCTTTCAGATCTGTGAATCCTGCGGCGTGCCGGTGATTGCGGCTATGGGCCGGAAGGGCGGCAGCAACGTGGCGGCAGCCATCTGCAATGCCCTTCTGTATACAGCGGTAGACGCGCTGGATCCGTCCCGGAGAGGGTGGAATTAGGCATAGGGAGCAGAGGCAGATATTGCAGACAGGAACCGGAGACAGGGAGCAGAGGCAGATACTGGAGACAGGGACAGGAAAGAAATGAGAAAGATGGAACACGGCGGGGACTGGGCCGGATTTCAGCAGGAATTCGGCTGGGAGCCCCTTGACTTTTCGGCAAATATCAATCCGCTGGGTGTCCCGGAAGGCGTATGCCGCGCAATTGCCCGGGCGGCAGCGAAGGCGGACCGCTATCCGGATCCTGCCTGCCGGCGCCTTGTGCATGCGCTGGCAGAGACTGAGCAGGTTCAGGAAGACTGGATCCTGTGCGGAAACGGCGCGGCAGATCTGATCTTTCGGGCGGCAGCGGCACTGCGCCCGAAACGGGCGCTGCTGACGGCCCCGGGCTTTTCGGAATACCGCTGTGCTCTCCGAAGCGTGGACTGCCGGGTGGAGTACATCCGGCTGGAGGAAAAGAATGAATTCCGGCTGCAGCCGGATATTCTGGAACGGATCACACCGGAGATCGATGTGCTGTTTTTGTGCGAACCGAACAATCCCACAGGGGTTACCACCGATCCGGATCTTCTGGAGCAGATCCTGCGCAGATGCGGCAGGACCGGTACGCGAGTGATTCTGGATGAGTGCTTCGGCGATTTCCTGGATCAGGGGGAAAGACATTCCGCCAGACGGTATCTGGGGGAAATGGACCATCTGCTGATCCTGAAAGCCTTTACCAAGATCTACGGGATGGCCGGGGTGCGTCTGGGCTACTGCCTGTGCGCGGATTCCGGACTCCTTGCGCGGATGCGGGAAGCCGGCCAGCCCTGGGCGGTGTCGCTGCTGGCGGAAGAGGCCGGGCTGGCTGCGCTGAAGGAAAAAGAATACCGCAGAAAGACGGAGCTGTTGATCCGGGAAGAACGGCCCTGGCTCTACCGCAGACTGGAGCAGCTGGGCCTGCACCCGGTCAGGGGAGAAGCGAATTATCTGCTGTTCCGCGGCAGTGCCGCCCTGGGAGAAGCCATGCGCAGCCGGGGGATCCTGATCCGTGACTGCAGCAATTATCCCGGCCTGGAGGCGCCGGGAGGCGAGAAGTGGTACCGTACAGCTGTGCGCAGCCACGGAGAAAATGAACGACTGGCGGCAGGTCTTGCGGCCTGCCTGGAGACAGAGAACAAAGCGGCGCAGATGCTTTGTTCCGGGGGACAAACCACATGAAAAAAAGAACTGCCTGCATTATGGTGCAGGGAACAATGTCCGGCGCTGGAAAAAGTCTTCTGGCTGCCGCTTTGTGCAGAATTTTCCGGCAGGACGGCTACCGGACGGCACCGTTTAAAAGCCAGAATATGGCGCTGAACAGCTATGTGACCCGGGATGGCCTGGAAATGGGGCGGGCCCAGGTGATGCAGGCGGAAGCAGCCGGCCTGGAGCCGGACGTGCGCATGAATCCCATCCTGCTGAAGCCGTCCAGCGATACCGGGAGCCAGGTGATCGTCAACGGGGAGATCCGCGGCCAGATGTCCGCGGTGGAATATTTCCGTTACAAAAAGCAGCTGATCCCGGAGATTATGAAAGCATACCGGGAACTGGAGCAGCAGTATGACGTCATTGTGCTGGAAGGCGCCGGCAGCCCGGCGGAGATCAATCTCAGGGAGGATGATATCGTCAATATGGGCATGGCGGAACTGGCAGATGCGCCGGTGCTCCTTGCGGGGGATATCGACCGGGGCGGTGTCTTCGCGCAGCTGTACGGCACCTGTGAGCTGCTGCGGCCGGAGGAAAAGGCGCGGATCAAAGGGCTGATTGTCAACAAATTCCGAGGCGACCGGGAGATTCTGGAGCCGGGGCTTCAGATGCTGGAGGAGCGGGTGCATATTCCGGTGGTCGGTGTGGTGCCCTATGTCTATGTGGATGTGGATGATGAAGACTCGCTGGCGCCGCGGCTGAACCGGAAAAAGGCGGAAAAAGTCATCGATATCGCTGTGATCCGTCTGCCCCGTCTGTCGAATTTTACGGATTTTTCCCCGCTGGAATCCCATCCTGCCCTGGGGGTGCGGTATGTGAAAACGCCGGAAGAACTGGGACAGCCGGATCTGATCATCCTGCCGGGCACCAAAAACACCATGGACGACCTGGTCTGGCTCCGGGAGTCCGGGCTGGAAGCGCTGGTGCGGAAGGCAAACGCGGCAGGGACACCGGTGCTGGGCGTCTGCGGGGGCTACCAGATGCTGGGGGAAGAACTGAAGAATCCGAATCATACGGAGGGAGACCTGGATCAGCTCAAGGGAATGGGGCTGCTGCCGATCCGCACCGTATTTTCGGAACAGAAGACAAGAACCCGCTGTCAGGCGGAGGTGCAGGCAGCGCCCTTTGCCGGCGCGCGGCTGGACGGCTATGAGATTCACATGGGAGAGACGGAGGTAAACGGCAGCCCGTTCTGCCGGCTGTCCAGCGGTCAGCCGGACGGCTGCATCCGCGGAAACGTGTGCGGCACCTATCTGCACGGGCTTTTTGACACCGGCGAGCTTACCGAGCGTCTGGCCCAGTATCTGGCAGAGCGGAAGGGGATTTCCATAGCGGATCTGACCCCTCTGTCCCACAGCGCCTATGTGCAGAAGCAGTATGATATCCTGGCAGACACGGTGCGCGATTCCCTGGATATGGATGCGGTGTACCGGATGATGGGAATCAGGGGATAGCTGGAACCGCCCAGTCAGCGGTACTGCTTCGGTGTCAGCCCGGTGTGCTTCTTGAACACTTTTGTAAAGTAGCTCTGATCGCTGAATCCGCAGGCGATGGCGATTTCCATAATGGGATAATCCGTATTGGCCAGCAGGCGCTGCGCTTCTTCGATGCGGATATTGTTCAGATATTCCTTGAAGGAAAAGCCCGTGACCTGTTTAAACAGGGTGGACAGGTAGGAGGCGTTTAAGTGGATGTTTTCCGCCACATCCGTCAGGGTAACCGGCTCGGAAAAATGGTTGGTGATATACTCCGCGGCCCGTTTGATGACCTTGTTGTTTTTGTCGGAAGAATAAAACAGGCTTTCGGTGAAAATCTCCATATTATCCTGGAAGGTATAGCAGATATCGTAGATATCGTCCGAATTGATGATGGAGGCAATCAGCCGGTCGGTCATGTGCAGGACCATATTAGTCTCGCTGCCCCGGTCAATGGCAGCCCGGGAAAGCAGGGTGCACAGTTCGATAATGCGGATTTTCAGCCGTTCCAGGTCGTGGTTTTCATAGAGGATCAAGGCGCCCAGCAGCTCATTGAGAATCTTGCGCGCTTCCTCCAGGTCGCCGGTCTTGATCTTTGAGATCAGCAGGTTCTCCTGATCCAGCGGGTAGAGGTTTTCGTTGCGGAAGCCGCTGTTTTTGTACATCTGGATGGATTCGCTGATTCTGGACTGCTGGAGCAGTTTGCCCTGTTTGGACAGCAGGACTTCCCGGCTGCCCTGGTTTAAGTTGTTCATCAGATAGTAGAGCAGTTTGCTGTACTGGTTCGCCAGGTCCGGGCTGATGACTTTCAGCTGGTAGGAATCTTCGGAAAGGTTCAGGAGGGTCTCGGTGCTGAGATGATATCTGCGCTCCACATCGATGATGAGGGAGGCGTCCGGTTCCTCCATCAGAAAAGGGCCGGTGACGACCGAGCCGAACATGGTATCTTTGCTGATGATGGGAAAGACGATGTGATACAGTCCCGCATGGCAGCAGAACAGATAGCTTTCTCCCAGGTCCATGGCCTGGCGGCTGGCGTTGGCGTGTTCGGTTTCGCAGTTTTCCTGGGCGGGCAGATGGCGGATAAATTCCTTGCAGAAGGCGGCATTTTCACCTACGGATACGATAATTTTGCCCCGGTCATCGATCAGCTGGGTATGCAGTCCCGTGCATGCGTTGAATGCAGTGAGCATGGCAGTAATGTCTTTTTTTGACAGATATTTGAAGATAAAAGATTCCATGGAACAAATTCCTTCAAAATAGCAGTTTTCCTGTAAAAAAATACGGAAAACACTGAAAAAAACAGCGGGTAACAAATTTGTAATTAGTATATCATTCTTAAAAATCTAATACAATTACTAAATGGAATGGCAAAATAACAAATCGGAATACAGAAACCAGAGAAATTCCAGAAGAATTGTACAGGGGTACAAAATGGAAGGACTGAAAAAAATCCAAATACTGCAAAAAAAATACAAAGGAAAGAACTGGGTATTTGCTATACTTGCAGGCATAAGCAGGGCGTGTCCGGACAGCACGCTTCTGTGTCACGAAAGGCAGGGTGCGGCCTGATACAGCACCGGAAACCGGTCAGACTGAGGACACAGTCTGAGGAACAAACGCATGAGGATAAGATCAGGAGGAAAGTATCATGGCAGTTTTAGACGAAATTTCTGAAATGCTTCAGAAGGGAAAAAGAAAAGACGTAGTTAAATTATGTCAGCAGGCACTGGATGAAGGCATTCCCGCAAGCGAAATCTTAAGCGGCGGACTGCTGGCCGGCATGGACATCATCGGCCGTAAATTCAAGGCAAACGAAATCTTCGTACCCCAGGTACTGGTAGCTGCCCGCGCGATGAACGCAGGCGCTGAGACCTTAAAGCCCTATCTGGCAGACGGAGACAGCACATCCAGAGGCAAGATCGTTCTGGGAACGGTAAAAGGCGATCTTCATGACATCGGAAAGAATCTGGTAAAGATGATGTTTGAGGGTAAAGGCTTCGAAGTTATTGATCTGGGCGTAGATGTGCCGGCAGAGAAATTTATCCAGACAGCCATTGACAATGACAGCCACATCGTGGCATGTTCCGCCCTTCTGACCACCACCATGCCGATGCTGGGCGAAGTGGTGAAGACAGCAGAAGAGATGGGTGTGCGCGACAAGTTAAAGATCATGGTAGGCGGAGCTCCTGTGACCCAGGAATTTGCTGACAGTGTCGGCGCGGACGCATATACAGAAGATGCTACAAGCGCGGCAGACAAGGCACTGGAATACGTATAAGAATCAGATTTTTGCAGAGTCCTCGCATTGTTTTGTGAGGACTCTTTTTTCAACGGAAAGAGAAGACAACGAAATGAGAAGACTGAGATCCCGATCGGAAGGCATGGAAAAATCCATACTGGAGCAGCTGCAGCAGCAGGAAATCTTTCTTCCGGCGGACTGCGGCGGGCGGGGAGCCTGCGGCAAATGCCGGATCCGTTTCCTGTCAGAACCGCCGGCTGTTACAGAACAGGAAGAAAAGGCGCTGACACCGGAGCAGCTGGCAGAAGGCTGGCGCCTGGCCTGTGAAAGCTATGTGACGGGAACGTATGAAATTCTTCTGGATCAGTCCGAAGATGAGATCATTGCTGCCGCTGACTTCCATGGGACCGAACAGAAACCGGCGGATCCGCAGGCGGGACAGACGGCAGGGACCAGTGCCGGAGCAGGGCAGAACTGCGCGGAAATTGCGAAAAAAGGAGCGGTGGATATCGGTACCACCACCATCGCCATGTCGCTGGTGGACTGCACCAATGGAAGGGTCCTGGATACCCGGACATCCGTCAATCACCAGCGCAGCTACGGCGCGGACGTGATCTCACGGATCAAGGCGTCTACAGACGGGAAAAGCGAAGAACTGCAGAAAACTATCCGGACGGACCTTCAGCAGCTGGTCCGGCAGCTGGGCGAAGACCCGGACACCCTGGAACTGGTGGTGGCAGGCAACACGACCATGGAGCACCTGCTTCTGGGGCTGCCCTGTGACACGCTGGGGGTGGCGCCCTATACGCCGGTGGATATTTCCCTGCATCAGGAGGGAAACCTTCTGATTATGCCGGGCATCAGTACCTATGTGGGCGCGGATATTGTCAGCGGAATTGTGGCCTGCGGCATGGATCAGAGCGAGGAAATCTGTATACTGGTAGATCTGGGCACCAACGGGGAAATGGCCATCGGCAACCGGGATCAGATCCTGGTGGCTTCCACGGCCGCCGGCCCGGCTTTTGAGGGCGGAAACATCCAGTGCGGCGTAGCCGGGATCCCGGGAGCTGTCAGCGCAGTGGAGATCCGGGATGGAAAAACTTCCATCCGGACCATTGGAGACCGGCCGCCGGTGGGACTGTGCGGAACCGGAGTCCTGGAGACGGTATACGAGCTTCTGAAAGAGGAAATCGTGGACGAAACGGGACTCCTGGATGACGCGTATGAAGAACAGGGATTTCCCCTGGCGGAAGGAATTGTGCTGACGGCGAAGGATATCCGGGAAGTGCAGCTGGCCAAATCCGCCATCCGCGCGGGCATTGAGACGCTGGTCAGAACCTGGGATATCAGCTATGACCGGATCGGCAGACTGTATCTGGCCGGGGGATTCGGCCAGAAGATCAATCTGCGGAAAGCGGCCGGCATCGGCATGCTGCCGAAGGAGCTGCTGGATCGGACCACGGCGGTGGGCAACAGTTCCCTGGCCGGCGCCGTCATGCTGGCAGAGGATGACAGTCTGCGGGAGCGCTTTGCCCGGACCGCTTCCGGAGCGAAGGAAGTGGCGCTGAGCGAAAGCCCGTATTTCGGCGATCTGTATATGGAATATATGTTTTTTGACCCGGAATGCCGGGAGGAGGAGTAAGGATGACGAAAGAACAGGCAGCGGAACTCGCGGAAAAATGCGGATTTTCCCACTGGGGATTTTTTCAGGCATCGGATCTGAGATTTTTACAGGAAGTCAGAGACATGTGTGCCGCGGACAAATGTCACAAATATGATAACTGCTGGAGCTGCCCGCCGGCCTGCGGCACCCTGGAGGAGAGCCGGGCAAAGGCATCGGGATACGACTGGGGCATTCTGCTGCAGTCCACCGGCGCCATGGAAGATGACTTTGACGTGGAGACCATGATGGGCACCGAGGAAGAGCAGAAATCCCGGCTGGCGGCCTTCGTGGAGGCACTGGATGCGGAGGAGCGATATCTGCCGATGTCTTCCGGCGCCTGCTGCATCTGCAAGACCTGTACCTATCCGGATGCGCCCTGCCGTTTTCCGGACCGGATGATCACTTCCATGGAAGCCTATGGGCTGGTGGTGTCAGAAGTCTGTGAATCGGCGGATACGCCCTATTATTACGGGCCGGGGACGATCACCTATACCAGCTGTGTGCTTTTTTAAGCTGCGGCAGGCATACAAAAAATAAGTGTCGGATACTTTTCGGATACATCCGAATACCCTCCTTCGAAAAGTTCGGGAATCCCTGGACTTTTCGGGGGAATTCAGCTATACTGGAAAAGAAGTGAATATCACTCAGGTGCCGGGATATGCAGCGCATAGACCGGTGAAAAGGGAAACAGGTGCGAATCCTGTACGAACTCGTCACTGTAAGCAGGGAGCGAAGCCGGAGCCACTGGGAGACCGGGAAGGAGGCGGAGCGCAGATCTGCGAGTCAGGAGACCTGCCTGAGGCAGACACGACGGATCACAGAGGGTTTATCCCGTGATTCGAAGCCACGAGTAATTGGCTGTGTATGACAGATGCGGAAGCACGTACGCCTTTACTCGTAGTATTATGCGGTAAGGGCTTTTTTCTTGCCCGCGGCAGCTGATGGGAACCGGAGCAGACTCCGGAGCACAGGGCTGCGGCAGACAGAACGTCCGGCGGGGCTGTCCACCCCGGCGGAAGGATCAGCCGTTACAGCCGCTGCATTTACTTATGTTGCGCGAAATCGCTGTTACTTTGTCCATAACATACAGATGCGGTTTCACCTGACAACCCTCATGCTGACCGGTGTGCGTCCACACACCGGTCTGTTTTTTTAAGGAGAAGATCGTATGGGACAGCTGGAAGAAACCATCCGGGCGATCCGGCCCGCGGACCGGGCGGCAGCCCGGGAATGCCAGAGCCGCTGGGACGGCATAGCCAAGCCGCTGCACAGCCTGGGGAAAATGGAGGATCTGCTGGTGCAGATCGCGGGGATTCAGAGGGATCCGCGGATAAGCATCCGGAAAAAGGGGCTGGTGATCATGTGTGCCGATAACGGCGTCGTGGAGGAAGGCGTCACCCAGACCGGACAGGAAGTAACCGCCATCGTGGCGGAAAATTTTCTGGACGCGAACTCCTGCGCGGCAATTATGTGCCGGGAGAGCGGAACGGATATTTTCCCCATTGATATCGGCATGGCCGTGGATACGCCCCGTGTGGAAAAACATAAGATTGCCTATGGAACAGCCAATTTCACCAAAGGACCGGCCATGAGCCGGGAAGAGGCCGTGGCTGCCATCGAAGTGGGCATTGCCAAAGTAAGGGAACTGAAGGAACAGGGCTATGAGATTCTGGCCACCGGCGAGATGGGCATCGGCAACACCACCACCAGCAGCGCGGTGACCAGCGTGCTTCTGGATGTGGACCCGGAGCAGGTGACCGGCAGAGGCGCCGGCCTGACCACAGAAGGACTGCGCCGCAAAGTGGCCGCCATCCGCCAGGGGATTCGGAAAAACAGTCCCGATCCCCGGGATCCGGTGGATGTGCTGGCGAAGGTGGGCGGTTTTGATATCGCCGGACTTACCGGCGTCTGTCTGGGAGGCGCGGCCTGGGGAATCCCGGTGGTGGCAGACGGGTTCATTTCTGCCGTGGCGGCACTCTGTGCCATCCGCCTGGCGCCGGCCTGCGCGGATGCCATACTGGTCTCCCATCTGTCGGAAGAGCCGGCGACCCGGATGGTAATGGAGGCTCTGGGCCGGGATCCCATGATCCACGGC
This genomic window contains:
- a CDS encoding PocR ligand-binding domain-containing protein, with the translated sequence MESFIFKYLSKKDITAMLTAFNACTGLHTQLIDDRGKIIVSVGENAAFCKEFIRHLPAQENCETEHANASRQAMDLGESYLFCCHAGLYHIVFPIISKDTMFGSVVTGPFLMEEPDASLIIDVERRYHLSTETLLNLSEDSYQLKVISPDLANQYSKLLYYLMNNLNQGSREVLLSKQGKLLQQSRISESIQMYKNSGFRNENLYPLDQENLLISKIKTGDLEEARKILNELLGALILYENHDLERLKIRIIELCTLLSRAAIDRGSETNMVLHMTDRLIASIINSDDIYDICYTFQDNMEIFTESLFYSSDKNNKVIKRAAEYITNHFSEPVTLTDVAENIHLNASYLSTLFKQVTGFSFKEYLNNIRIEEAQRLLANTDYPIMEIAIACGFSDQSYFTKVFKKHTGLTPKQYR
- a CDS encoding threonine-phosphate decarboxylase → MRKMEHGGDWAGFQQEFGWEPLDFSANINPLGVPEGVCRAIARAAAKADRYPDPACRRLVHALAETEQVQEDWILCGNGAADLIFRAAAALRPKRALLTAPGFSEYRCALRSVDCRVEYIRLEEKNEFRLQPDILERITPEIDVLFLCEPNNPTGVTTDPDLLEQILRRCGRTGTRVILDECFGDFLDQGERHSARRYLGEMDHLLILKAFTKIYGMAGVRLGYCLCADSGLLARMREAGQPWAVSLLAEEAGLAALKEKEYRRKTELLIREERPWLYRRLEQLGLHPVRGEANYLLFRGSAALGEAMRSRGILIRDCSNYPGLEAPGGEKWYRTAVRSHGENERLAAGLAACLETENKAAQMLCSGGQTT
- a CDS encoding cobyrinate a,c-diamide synthase produces the protein MTEMLLAAPASGSGKTAVTCGMLALLKQKGKDPCAFKCGPDYIDPMFHRAVLGVESHNLDLYLAEEAQVRRLYHDCRGRHGSAVCEGVMGLYDGVGGTTVQASAWHVADTLDLPVILVLRPKGASLTLAAQIRGLAEFRQPSHVAGVILNDCSDMLYRSLADVLEWETGVPLLGYLPHMEEARFESRHLGLYTAQEIGDLDTRIRAIAARMEQTIDMERLENLCSREAGVVRQHFSQIQETPSIPAQTQETEGVPVQTQKVPDIPVQTQKTAPIPAQKPEQPVRIAVARDEAFCFFYEESLEAFRQEGAELVEFSPVHDSRLPENIHGLYLTGGYPELYLRELSANHSMRDSVAAAVRGGMPTVAECGGFLYLGQRLSGAERTGTVHTGILQEEGGAGAEGSPMCGVLPGSGVCRERLVRFGYSSLTAKKDSLLFRAGEEIPVHEFHYWDSTDNGQDLHAVKPVSGRSWDCGFATDTLYAGFPHLYFAGHPQLTRRFLAAAGRYRDTAAAGRQKGHRQKSETQEGKGEQTCG
- a CDS encoding precorrin-8X methylmutase, which produces MDTKHVLPSDIERTSMAIIASELEERGIQIPPEQQAVVRRVIHTSADFDYAENLKFTPGAVTQGVEALRKGAPIITDTNMALAGISKPSLKKTGGAAYCYMADPAMAEAAKQQGTTRAAACMRYGAEQYPAGIFAVGNAPTALITLSELIRQGLRPSLIIAVPVGFVNVTESKEEIFQICESCGVPVIAAMGRKGGSNVAAAICNALLYTAVDALDPSRRGWN
- a CDS encoding ASKHA domain-containing protein, which encodes MRRLRSRSEGMEKSILEQLQQQEIFLPADCGGRGACGKCRIRFLSEPPAVTEQEEKALTPEQLAEGWRLACESYVTGTYEILLDQSEDEIIAAADFHGTEQKPADPQAGQTAGTSAGAGQNCAEIAKKGAVDIGTTTIAMSLVDCTNGRVLDTRTSVNHQRSYGADVISRIKASTDGKSEELQKTIRTDLQQLVRQLGEDPDTLELVVAGNTTMEHLLLGLPCDTLGVAPYTPVDISLHQEGNLLIMPGISTYVGADIVSGIVACGMDQSEEICILVDLGTNGEMAIGNRDQILVASTAAGPAFEGGNIQCGVAGIPGAVSAVEIRDGKTSIRTIGDRPPVGLCGTGVLETVYELLKEEIVDETGLLDDAYEEQGFPLAEGIVLTAKDIREVQLAKSAIRAGIETLVRTWDISYDRIGRLYLAGGFGQKINLRKAAGIGMLPKELLDRTTAVGNSSLAGAVMLAEDDSLRERFARTASGAKEVALSESPYFGDLYMEYMFFDPECREEE
- a CDS encoding cobyric acid synthase; translation: MKKRTACIMVQGTMSGAGKSLLAAALCRIFRQDGYRTAPFKSQNMALNSYVTRDGLEMGRAQVMQAEAAGLEPDVRMNPILLKPSSDTGSQVIVNGEIRGQMSAVEYFRYKKQLIPEIMKAYRELEQQYDVIVLEGAGSPAEINLREDDIVNMGMAELADAPVLLAGDIDRGGVFAQLYGTCELLRPEEKARIKGLIVNKFRGDREILEPGLQMLEERVHIPVVGVVPYVYVDVDDEDSLAPRLNRKKAEKVIDIAVIRLPRLSNFTDFSPLESHPALGVRYVKTPEELGQPDLIILPGTKNTMDDLVWLRESGLEALVRKANAAGTPVLGVCGGYQMLGEELKNPNHTEGDLDQLKGMGLLPIRTVFSEQKTRTRCQAEVQAAPFAGARLDGYEIHMGETEVNGSPFCRLSSGQPDGCIRGNVCGTYLHGLFDTGELTERLAQYLAERKGISIADLTPLSHSAYVQKQYDILADTVRDSLDMDAVYRMMGIRG
- a CDS encoding DUF2284 domain-containing protein, with product MTKEQAAELAEKCGFSHWGFFQASDLRFLQEVRDMCAADKCHKYDNCWSCPPACGTLEESRAKASGYDWGILLQSTGAMEDDFDVETMMGTEEEQKSRLAAFVEALDAEERYLPMSSGACCICKTCTYPDAPCRFPDRMITSMEAYGLVVSEVCESADTPYYYGPGTITYTSCVLF
- a CDS encoding corrinoid protein, with protein sequence MAVLDEISEMLQKGKRKDVVKLCQQALDEGIPASEILSGGLLAGMDIIGRKFKANEIFVPQVLVAARAMNAGAETLKPYLADGDSTSRGKIVLGTVKGDLHDIGKNLVKMMFEGKGFEVIDLGVDVPAEKFIQTAIDNDSHIVACSALLTTTMPMLGEVVKTAEEMGVRDKLKIMVGGAPVTQEFADSVGADAYTEDATSAADKALEYV
- the cobT gene encoding nicotinate-nucleotide--dimethylbenzimidazole phosphoribosyltransferase translates to MGQLEETIRAIRPADRAAARECQSRWDGIAKPLHSLGKMEDLLVQIAGIQRDPRISIRKKGLVIMCADNGVVEEGVTQTGQEVTAIVAENFLDANSCAAIMCRESGTDIFPIDIGMAVDTPRVEKHKIAYGTANFTKGPAMSREEAVAAIEVGIAKVRELKEQGYEILATGEMGIGNTTTSSAVTSVLLDVDPEQVTGRGAGLTTEGLRRKVAAIRQGIRKNSPDPRDPVDVLAKVGGFDIAGLTGVCLGGAAWGIPVVADGFISAVAALCAIRLAPACADAILVSHLSEEPATRMVMEALGRDPMIHGRMHLGEGTGAVALFPLLDLSAAVYHTMSTFEQIRVEAYEELE
- the cbiB gene encoding adenosylcobinamide-phosphate synthase CbiB, whose product is MWIVAAAACGVLLDLILGDPAWLVHPVVVIGRCISALETILRDMFPDNEKGAFRAGVLMAVLIPAGTFLVTGFFCWLLRWMHPLAGFALQTFWCWQALAMRGLRVESRHVYAHLKYGDLKGARKAVSRIVGRDTDQLTEQGVTRATVETIAENSSDGVIAPLFYMAIGGAPLALTYKAINTMDSMLGYKNEKYLYFGRAAARLDDAANYIPARIAAVFWILAAFFTGNHAGQAAKIWVRDRRKHASPNSAQTESACAGALGVRLAGPAWYFGTYYDKPAIGDPDREIRPEDILKTNRMMYCAGLLAAAAFLAARYGILALAAQVLH